Genomic window (Drosophila sulfurigaster albostrigata strain 15112-1811.04 chromosome 2R, ASM2355843v2, whole genome shotgun sequence):
ACCCTGccacaaaataccaaaatgcgAATACCGCTCCCAGTAAACTTCATGCAGGGGAGaccttatatgtatatgaaaccACGAATTTGGATAATACAATATCCATAACAGGAGGCTTATACACCGCAGTCGCAGGTTTTGCCTATTTTGAAGTCTGCAATAACTCAGACCAGATCCTAACACTTTACCTCAAAGAACCGTTACAGCCAGAAGAGTTCTCTCCACGAACCCACCAATACTTAAACTGCATGTCCGCAGCAACAGATACAGAACAACAGGACGATCAACAATTAAACATTCAGACGGAACACCTCAACAACgaggaaaaacaacaaatactcaAACTATGCAAGATATTCAAAAAACTATTTCACAACGAAAACAATCAACTAACGTTAATATAATAACAGATAATATACCGATTCACACAAAATCTTACCGTTACTCATTTGTACTTAAAGACGAAGTTCGaaagcaaatttcaaaaatgctCGAACAAAGCATCATAAGACAGTCATTCCCCTTGGAGTGCACCCGTCTGGGTCGTACATAAGAAAAGTGACAGCACAGGTGAAAAAAAGTGGCGCATGGGGAAGACCATGTATTTCACAATAGACTAGCAAGTGGCTTTCACCAAATTCAAATGAACCCACGCGACGCAGACAAGGAGGCATTTTCTGTGGAGAACGGGCATTATGAGTTCACGAGAATCCCATTCGGTCATAAGAACGATCTTGCCACGTTCCAATGCGTTATGGACAACGTCTTAGTTGACTTAGTCGGTGACGTCTGTCTTGTATACCTCGACGACATAATAGTATTCTCACCCCCCACTTAAAAAACATATAGCAGATATTAAATCCGTATTCACAAGACTACAAAACGCAAATTTCAAAATCCAACCGATCAAATGTAGCTTTTTAAGGAAGGAAATCGACTTCTTGGGACACATTGTCACTCAGGAAGGAGTGAAACCAAACCCACTTAAAATTCAAGCCATCAAGGACTTCCCCTGCAAAAAAACAGCTAGAGAAATTAAGTCATTTTTAGGACTATTAGGGTATTACAGTAAATTCATAAAAGACTTCGCGAAAATAACTAAACACATAACAAGACAGTTAAAAAGGTAAGAAATCTATAATAATAGACGATGAATTGAAACAAGCAGTCGAAACGTCGAAAGATCTTCTTTGTTACGATCCTATAGTCATATTCCCTGATTTCAACAAACCGTTCACGTTGACCACAGACGCAAGTAATTCTGCGATAGGCTCTGTGTTGTCACAAGGCCCAGACACTAATGACAGACCCATATCTTTCGCTAGCAGGACAATATCGGACACGGAAATACGCTATTCTACGATAGAGAAAGAAATGTTAGCTATTATTTGGTCTATAAGTCACTTTAAACCATACCTCTTCGGGCATAGATTCAAAATAGTTAGGGACCATAAGCCATTAATCTGACCAAAATCCGAAATTACTTTGATGGAAAACTATCCTGGCCGCTTACGACTATGAAGTCGCAAAACGTAGTCGCTGACGCACTCAGTAGAATTGAGCCAATCTTGAACATAAATGAAGTGGAAACACCATTTGTCCATAAAGTAAGACACATAATCACGGAACCCGTACATACCTTCGACTCTATTACAAACACCCTTCAAACAATCCTGAAACCGATTAAAACATTCGCAATATTAGCACCGGAggatattttcaaaataatagaaGCGTCCTATAACAACTATTTCTTCGAAAGTGACTTATACTAAATTTTCCGCTGCAAAATATGGCTAACTGAATTCACTAATCCCCATGATCAGGAAAATAAAATTCGTGCATACCACTTTAACACCAATCATAGAAGGATAGATGGAACTTATAACCAATTAAAAAGGGACATTTATTTTCCGCATTTAAAAGACatcataacaaaaattataaaaaattgcgATACCTGCTTAACCCTCAAGTAAGATAGACACCCCCCAGACTATTGATGCATTCCCCAACCGCCCCAGAAGGACCATTGCCGGTCGTGCATATAGACATTTATTCCATTAATAATACTTGTAACCTCACCATTATCGACAAATTCATTCCCTTAGCAATAGGAATTCAATAAAAGTCGCCGatgcacagtgggcgatttggtctcgctagcggcatttaattcaaattttcaaatttaaaaaaccgttaatattttttcacatatcgatagcagatgctttgattagatttttaaaagctttttaaaagctctacgatcaactgatcatcagctgtgaaCGGTCAAACACACGAAATGATTTTGCAAAGAgctcttcttttcttttgcaagagcttctttcttttcttgcGCATTGATTTCGAGTTCCTcgcaaatttacaatttttagcaaatttgttagaagtttggttttttattatattcaaggtatgtatttttaaaaaaaaatcaatgtttgtgaccggtctataaatgtgtagctcataaaacgtagtggtaattcagtgtattaacaactcgcccggattagcgtacacctgtctttcCTGGAGTAGAACTTACCTGATTCAAGTTGATTCAGTCTAACTCTTTTATAagccgaaagtgtgaatcagtggcgtccaaaatgtgtaatatgaACTGCTATTACCTGCTAGCCTTCaaactatggtactttttagaCACAGTGTTAGTACTaaaaagggatctttttttaatattgcactcagaagtcatcccatttttttccatcatccaatcattttttagataaagtttatatatgaaatatgttaattgaagttcaaataaaataaaaatacaacaaaatttttaattttaaaaataacttttttaaattaaaaaaaaaaaaaaaaattgttaacttaaaaaattctatgatttttctctgatcagtgaaaaaaacCGACAAAAGacatctattttagtttagaagttattaattaaatgccgttagcgagaccaaatcgcccatTGTGCGATGCCCTATTACAATTCATAAGTCATTACGGCGCatcaaagaaaataattttcgaCAAGGGAGCGGAATTTTCGGGAAGTCTATTCAACGATCTCTTAACCCAATTCCAAATAATAGCTCATAGAACTTCATTTCAACAATCAACCGGCAAAGCTTCTGTCGAAAGACTGCATTCAACCTTAACCGAACtatgtatatagaataatCATGACCAAAAAGGAAGCACGACTAGAATGCGGACATGACCAAATACTCACAGAAGCAGTTGCAACATATAACAATGCAATACACTCCAGCACTTCCATACCCCTTTCGAGATCTTCCACGGAAGAACTCACATattcaacaaaacaataatattcgACAATCACCACGACTACCTTAAGAAAATAAACGAATTTAGAAAAGACATACATGTATACCCAAAAGTTTAGGAACACTTAAACACGAACACAGAAAAAAGATTGGCAGCAGAGAGACTCCAGTCCGGGTCGTACCTAATGATATAGTATTTAGGAAAGAAAGCCGTAGAAACATGATGACACCGAGATTTTCACAACACAACGTAGATAGAGACAATGGTGTCACCTTGCTCACAACTAGAGGTCAAAAactacacaaacaaaaaattaggAAAACAGTTAGGAAACAACAAACACTAACACCGACAAACTTATAGACCACGTAATTGATAGTCCTTTAGCcctaaattgttatttaataaataatcaaaatgtaGCGTTAACATTAAGAACACACTTTATATCACAATActaaggttttttttttatatacaaaattgtaaaaattcaaaatatcgTCGGTGTTCGTGGCGTACACCAACAACACGTCGCCGAGCCACCCTTCTCCGATCCGTCCATGCCCCTCTCTCCGGCAATATGGAATAACGCAGATCCGGCAACTCCAAGCCtagtgcaacaacaattgttgttgttaacaaCATCGCCAACATGCAACTCTGACGATAATACACTCATACATAGATTCTGACATACACTGATACACGTAcatacttttttaataaattgtcagTCTGATTCTGTTCTCCACACAACACAGTCGTTTTATTCGTCAGCTTCTTTCTAACATCTTCTAGAATTTTCTCGATTTTCTCCCTCGGTCACTGGACTGTAACTCGCGCATAGGCGTACGATAGTATGGCGACAGTTGAGATGTTACAACGCTGAAAAATGACAGGTGCAAATACACCATTTGGTGATTTTCGCTTTCACTTGAGCTTGGTAAGATCTACAGCATGAAGGTTAAATCTTTTCTATCAAAAGCGCCAAAGGGAGTATACTTATTTGGATAACTCCTTTGTggaaaaaaagataaaaaaaaatcagaagtCGAAAATTTAAAAGGCCTCGTGgccaagaaaataaaattttcctAATATTGGGAAATCTGGCTTATCCCCGCCGCTTTTGAAACAAAAAGCTGGCATCCACTTGCTACTGCACTGTGCCGTTCAGGCGAggtaattatttacaaaaaactAATTAGTTgccaaaattaataattttttaataacgCGTACAAGGAGCCGACCACGACACGAGGGAGaaaccaataaataaaataaataataataataaaagaaacaaattaaaaaaaaattaatgcatATGCAAAGACAGCGAATGAAAATAGTTAAAAAGCATTGCGGCTTATTAATGATAAGAACAAACGAAAAACCccaaaaccaaatcaaaaaaagTGGCAATTGTATATTAACCCGGTAACCGTACCAATAATACAAACAATTGTAACtcaattttatacatatatttctgcGTGGTGGTCTATTCATTGCAGCTCAAAAAATAAGACTAGAAACAACAATAGATGAGAGTCAAAGTACAACCTTATTGCGAGTCGTAATGACTCGCTTTCTCCTTCCTTATTGACGAGTTTCAGCTTCAATCCTTCTCCGGGTGCCGATGTCGTCTTCGAGTCGATTCTATGTGTTCTGAATTATCATGAGTGTCTTGAAATTGGAAAGCTACAGCAGCAAGTTTCATTTCATGTgattttgcttctgcttctgaaAAGAACAGAAGTCGCAAtcgaagcaaaagcagaaaacgaTCGCTGACGAAAAGcgaatcagcagcagcagacgccttgtaaaaagtttttatttggctttgctgctgctttcgctAAGTAACGCaagtcgaagcagcagcaactgtttgaaaatttttgatttgctttgctgctgctttcgatACTGCATGTCGCTGCACGTCGCAGTCGCGAATGCTGTCGAGATTGATTTTGCTGCTTATGCTGTTTGTTGCTCCCCctgtattaaattaaattgaacagtttgacaatttgttttttataattcttttttttttacataaaatacaaaattattcaaaataaactttcAAAATCTTCGTCATCTTGAAAAAGAGATGAGTTATCAACCGCTAAGTCCAGAAAGCTTGGATTCAATTTGACCAGAAGTACATactagaggtggagaactatcgatagcACTATCGCCACTATCGATGGTTTAGCACTATCGAGCCACCAACGATGGCAGCAGACACCTTCGATAGTGGCCCATCCACTATCGATGGTGCTATCGATAGTGCGCTTCTTACATCCCTAAAAAAATTTGTTCGCGCATTTTCTGTGTCGGCGTCAAATGCAACAACgaggaaaaatttaaaaacaagaaacaattagttaaattaatATGGATCGCTTTTTAAATCTGggtatgtttattatattatatacgtAAGTGTTTTGAtctataatttgttaaatttaaggTAAACGTCGAGTGTCTTCATCAAGTGCCGACAAGCCGGACTGTGAGTGCTCCTCCAGCACAGACTCTGAAAAAGATTTGGAACCAAATCTACAGAGTAACAAAAAGAAGTCGAAAATTTCACAtgtttggaaatattttaaaaggtCTGACGACaagaaatatgccaaatgtcTCGATTGTGGCAAAGAATACAAGACAAGCGGCAATACATCTAACTTGCACGACCATTTAAAAAGGTTCCATCCTGGCGTGGAAAGAAAGAGCGCAGAATCGAGCACACAAGTTGTACGTGCTGAGAGGAACGTCATTACATCTACAAGCAGCAGTTGCAGATCGAGCATGAACTCTGTGGCGTCTTACTTTAAAAGAGCCGTCATGTATGATTCAAATTCTAAAAGAAAGACAGAGACTAAAGCTCTAACTGAAATGGTTGCCAAAGATGTGCAGCCCTACAATATTGTCGAAAACGAAGGGTTCGTGCAATACACTCATGTATTGGATCCTCGGTATAAATTACCCAGCAAGACGCACTTAAGAGATGTGCTGatgcataattattttacCGAAACTTCTGCCAAGTTATCAGCAATCCTTGTAAATGTTTCGAATATCGCAGTTACGTGTGATTTGTGGACATCAAGTGCCAATGCTAGTTTTTTGACTGTGACGGGTCATTTCGTATATAATTACGAATTAAAAACAGCATCcttagcaacaaaaaaacttctAAGCACAACTAATTATTGTTCACAAAACATTGCTGATACATTGCGggacatttttattgaatggaACATACTGGAAAAAACTGTATGTATTGTTACCGACAATGCCAGCTCCATGCTTAAAGCATGTGATCTATTGCATATTCGCAATCTGCCATGCTTTGCGCATACTATAAATCTCGTGGTGCAAGATGCTCTAAAAGTTGATGACCCAGTGCTTCAAGCTTTATTTACTAAATGTAAATCAATCGTTCGATTTTTCAAGCAAAGCACTATATCAAATGAAAAGCTCAAATTAGCTCAAGAAGGCTCAGAATATACTTTGTTGCAAGAAACGCCCACTAGGTggaatagtttttattttatgattgaGCGTATTATAAAATGCGATGCCATTGCAAAATTTTACTATCAACAACGAATGCAGCCCATTTACTGCTGAGGAAATACTTATGCTGAAAGATATTGAAAAAGTATTGGCTTTCTTTCAGCAAGCAAGCGAGAAAATTTCTGGCGGAAAATACGTAACGATATCGCTGATTATTCCCATGACATATGGACTTTTTCGGAAAATCGAAAGTGTTGTACCTTTACTACAAACTCTTCAAGGaaaaactttaaacaaaatattgatggAATCAATCAAGCAACGTCTTTCCGTATATGAGCAGAGAACAGTCTGCAGGATGGCTACGCTTTTGGATCCACGGTTCAAAAAAAGTGGATTTCAACATAGCTCAAACGCTGaacaagcagcaacatgttTTGAAAATGAGCTGGCCAATTTTCCAGTTAAAGAGACCGCAAGTAATCAACCCGTAGCACCGGATTCAAGTTTACAGGATACTTTGTTCGATTTTTTGGGTGAGCGTTCCATGAATAATTCTGTAAACTCAAGAGTAGATGCAATTTTAACTAAGAGGCAGTATCTGGAAAGGGCAATTGTCGGACAAGATATCGACCCTCTATTATGGATGAAGGTATGCCTTAATTAAAAGTGCCGAGttataaattgcatataaTTAAGTATATTACTTTTTTCCAGGTGAATCAAACTGATTTCCCTGCCATTGGGAGCCTTTTCGCCAAATATCTTTGCATTCCGGCTACGTCCGTGGAGTCTGAAAGAACATTCAGCAAGGCGGGCCAAATAATATCGGAGAGGCGAACCCGGCTcaaagaaaaaatgttaacattcttttgtttttaaatcgCAACTCTTGGCTGAAataaagcatattttattgtattcgtttcattcttttttttaaatcgtaACTTAGTTAAAATAAagcataatatttttatatttgcttaaaaaaaatttttttgttgggctACACTATCGAGCCATTATCGAGCCActatcgatggcactatcgacactatcgatagtttaaaataaaccatCGTCGACTATCGATGGCGTccactatcgatagttctccacctctagtacatacatatgttctCTAGTACTTTCTGACTAaggctgatgtcagagtgcgcgcgagaagcgaagcgaagcgatgcGAGAAGCGATGAGCAAAGCGAGAAGATGTCAATCTTTGCGAGTAAGTTCTACAGTTATTAATATGATGGTGATGGATTCGGATGAAGATTTTTTGCTTCAACTGCAACACTTAACGAAAATCCACCCGCTTAACAGGAgtagaaacaaaaaaggagagttcaaaaatttatatattgatttgaGAAATCACTTTTGTAACTATACAAGGATGTCTATTTCTACTTTTGACTACATATTACATAAAATTAGTAGTCGGCTGGAGAAGCGTTAAATTTTGTTACACAACCCATACTGCCTTGCCAAAATTAATAATCACATTGAGGTAAGtttgtaatatatttcaattatattaattatgtgtgtattatagtatttaaagtattaaattatattacgaTTTAGTAAGATCATCAGTACTATTGTcgaaagaaaaattaaaaatagtctTTTGTATTTCCATTCTGCATAGTAACTTTTTCATCGGATCCATTTTCCGCATATATGGTATTAAACTATCGAAAAGGACTCGTCGTCgtctttctctttgttttattaattttcttttcaagcAACATTAATAGCTACTAATTCCTCTGAcgcattaatttttttttgcttttttggtgTTTCATATTCACATAGCTCGTGAATCTGACATGATCTCATCTTGAGACAATTCAGAAGCAAATCCTGAACAAGATGGCTCAAAGCTTAATTGTGATGCTTCAAAATTGCCAACCGATTTACGGGGTTTTATTTGGTCCTTTAAAAGTAGACTTTTAAAATGAGGCCAAGAAGTATAGTTGCTGTAAGCCTCCTCTGAAACACCAGAGTCGCCAGATTTTGAAATAGGAATTTTTTCCATTCGTTGCGGAATTGGTCCGGAGgttcttccatttttttaaGCCGCttctaaaatacaaatttgattaattaattagaataACGTCGAAAATTATCCGTAATTACAGATTTTTAGCTACTGGAGCATCTTTCTCATCATTGGCATACTCATTTAAAATTGGAAGGACTTCCGTTTTAGTGAAAGAGACTTCCTTGCTCTAAGTAAGCGTTTAACAACTTTCTTATTCATCGCAAAAATTCCGGGTctatgttttataattataaaaaggTTCACAGATGCCAATTTATGTGAGTCCGAATTTGGTATTGAACATAACCGTCTAGTTGAATTTATGACGAAATGATTCAGTAGACTTTCCAGAGCTCGAAGATGCATTGAATGTGCCTTTGGTATCATGTGGTGCTAATGTATGTTGAAAACGAGGAtcattttgcataaacaaaGACGAAATGagaaatttagtatttattaatattttcgatCGCCTTTGTttgctataaaaatatgtaaatacaaataatttgcagTTATTAATAAATCTTTACTTACTTGATGTctgttttcaatttctgtcCAATTTTTTCCACCAAAATTCTGTTGtgatagttttgtttttggtccCATGATGTCCATATCGTTCTGTTGTTCTCTCATTTATgacattaaatgcaaaaaaatgattttagaTTGtacataaaactaaaaatagaGTTACAAACTTACCATCTCAGCAAACACGCGTGCTTTGAAAATAAACGGTAATTAAAGCACAGAATGCAAGCTCGTTCGCTCTGAGAGAGTTTTTGCAAactgctctctcgctttgctctCGCTTTCTCGAAATCGCACTGAAATCTAGCGATTGCATATGTAAAAGGTTGCAGTGGTTTATCGCTCGTTCTCGCCCAATTTAGCATCGACTTTTAGTCGATTTCGGTAATCAGTAAGTACAAGTCCTAACGTCGAAAATTTTCGTTCAATCGTGACCTGTTAGAAAACATTTGGAGTTATGAAACTAtgaacattaatttattaaaacatttgtatataagtacatatattccTGAGTTGGTGgtacagcaaagcaaacattaCTGAGTGCATATAGCTCCTGGTCACGCTCCTGCGTTTCTTTCCAAAATGTAAGAACGTCTGCATCGATTTTTTTGAAAGGAAGTTGAAGATTGGCAATCTTTGAGTAGACGTCGAATGTAGTACTGACTTCCGTTTGGATTCCTTGCTCTAAGTAAGCGTTTAACAACTTTCTTATTCATCAAAAAAATGGTTCACAGAATTATGTGAGTCCGAATTTGGTATTGAACATAACCGTCTAGTTGAATTTATGACGAAATGATTCACTGCATCATTTCTTTGTTGTGGTGCTAATGTATGTTGAAAACGAGGATCCAAAAACAAAGACGAAATGagaaatttagtatttattaatattttcgatCGCCTTTCTATAGAGCTCAGAATCTTTTCGCCAATGTTCTTGTTATATCGTGAGTTgcatcatttaaaattttttctctggaaatttttaattgtagcCATTGCAATGGGTGTAAAAATTTCCATAGCAACTGCATGCTCTTGCTGAAATGGACTGAAATCtaagcatttatattttatttaggaCTTTTAGCACTTCAGCGACGAGATTTTTGGCTGTGCTCGATCCAACACCTTTACCATGCCCAAAAAGTGATTTTATTTGAGCTGAACCAATATATTGAGCACttatgccaaaaatgtttcttGTCAGCCGCGTGGAACTGTCTATTTTTAGAGATTTATTTGCCACTTCAGTAGTTATATCCGCTTTTATATTGTTTGCCACTGtttgcaaagttttttttttcagcttgATGCATTTAACGTAATTTTTTTCCGTCAGCGGCTTTAAGTCCATCAGAAATTGGGTCAACGATATTTCGATAAAAGGAATGCTGTCTTCTGCCACCAATCCAATATATGACCTCAGCAGTTGTTTTCTATTcacttcaattttttttttttccaattttttttttttaattttatggatGAATTTGATTATGACGACGTTTTTCTAACTGTTCAACACATGtagcatttataattatatatatagcaaataaaattttattttgtgtaaattaagtaaattagtttataaatttgaaagtctattattttttagtttatttttacatgTTTTACTTGTAGCTATGCCTTCATAAACATTATTCTCGAAGTACATCCAAATATCACTTTGCGCTATAGTTAAACAATTAAGCTCCTGTAGCGATCTTGCTTCAATTGACACTGATGCACAAGAATCAAGAATCAAACAGTATACGCAGAAGAATTGAGACGTGACAGTAGTTTCGACAGTAATCGCGACTGCGTCATGCAGCGACTTGCATAatcgaaagcagcagcaaagcaaaatcaaaaattttcaaacagcgactgctgctgctggcgactTGCAGAAGTCgagcagttgctgctgcttcgacttGCGTTGCTTagcgaaagcagcagcaaagcaaaatcaaaactttttacaaggcgtctgctgctgctgattcgCTTTTCGTCGGCGAtcgttttctgcttttgcttcgaGTGCGATTTCTGTTTCTTcagaaacaaaagaagaagcaactGTTCATTTTAAGAAGTCGCTCGCAGTCGAAGcagtgaaaagcaaaaatattgcgACTTCTGCTACTTCGACTGCAGTTTTTTAAACACTGGGAAGAGTGATCACCGGTCTCAACTCAAAACTGTGCTTGTGAAATCTTTTTCACATGGCTGACATTTCTTGTCAAAGTCTTTGCTCCAcctgttatttttatagtgGCTCCCTCTCTTCCCTCTATGATGAATTCGGTGGTGTCAAAATTTGGTGTTAGCTTGTgggaaaaattaaatttaaaaaagaaacctTGTCTCCCGCTTCAACATTGATTTCTTCTTTCAACTGAATCACTCTATTCTCCTATTAAGTCCCGAACACCCGGAATGTTGTCTCTTACTACTCGATTGAACGTTAATTCCATTGGTGCAGACCCTGTGGTTTCATGGGGAGTCACATTAAATATCATAACAAATGATTGAATTTCTTCTTTGAAATTCTTCTTGTTGGTGTATGCAATTTTTAGCCTCTTTACTAACGATCTATTGATATTTTCAACATCCCCATTTGCTTGAGGCCAATAAGGTGACAATGTTACTTGCTCTATTCCGCATTGCGTACAGTAATTCCTCAAATTCTGTACCAACATATTTTCTTCCGTTGTCAGTTTCTAGCTTTTTAGAATAGCCTAATCTGGTGGAAGTTTAATCATTGCGCTGATTAACGACATTGATGAGATCGATTTTAGAAACTTGTATTCCATATACCTCGAATAATAGTCGATGAAAACTAGGACAAGTTCGTTGTTAGGTATCGATCCCAACTAATCAATCTCGATTACAATGAGTGAAAACGACATTCGTGCACAACGTCACCGTGAGCAAGACGAGAGACGGCTCTcacaacaaagaaacaacGCGTACTTCTCTTTTAAAGCGACCGAAAATAATGCAAGCTCTGATCAAGTGCGGTCAATTACCCCCAACTCGACCGACCTCTTAAACGTAGAGAGCAATAGAGCGCGCTCATGCTCTCCCTCGCTTCCATCGATGTCTCTGCAGCCTAAGAGCGCAGTAACCAGCACCGCAATTTCGCTGACAACgtcaa
Coding sequences:
- the LOC133837764 gene encoding E3 SUMO-protein ligase ZBED1-like, yielding MLKDIEKVLAFFQQASEKISGGKYVTISLIIPMTYGLFRKIESVVPLLQTLQGKTLNKILMESIKQRLSVYEQRTVCRMATLLDPRFKKSGFQHSSNAEQAATCFENELANFPVKETASNQPVAPDSSLQDTLFDFLGERSMNNSVNSRVDAILTKRQYLERAIVGQDIDPLLWMKVNQTDFPAIGSLFAKYLCIPATSVESERTFSKAGQIISERRTRLKEKMLTFFCF
- the LOC133839444 gene encoding E3 SUMO-protein ligase ZBED1-like, translated to MDRFLNLGKRRVSSSSADKPDCECSSSTDSEKDLEPNLQSNKKKSKISHVWKYFKRSDDKKYAKCLDCGKEYKTSGNTSNLHDHLKRFHPGVERKSAESSTQVVRAERNVITSTSSSCRSSMNSVASYFKRAVMYDSNSKRKTETKALTEMVAKDVQPYNIVENEGFVQYTHVLDPRYKLPSKTHLRDVLMHNYFTETSAKLSAILVNVSNIAVTCDLWTSSANASFLTVTGHFVYNYELKTASLATKKLLSTTNYCSQNIADTLRDIFIEWNILEKTVCIVTDNASSMLKACDLLHIRNLPCFAHTINLVVQDALKVDDPVLQALFTKCKSIVRFFKQSTISNEKLKLAQEGSEYTLLQETPTRWNSFYFMIERIIKCDAIAKFYYQQRMQPIYC